The Halomicronema hongdechloris C2206 genome includes a window with the following:
- the pflA gene encoding pyruvate formate-lyase-activating protein, whose amino-acid sequence MISGRIHSIETCGTVDGPGLRFVIFTQGCPLRCLYCHNPDCRHPEDGQVVTVDELMQEVKKYRSYLRHGGVTVTGGEPLMQPEFVAEILRQSQALGLHTALDTSGYVQIPAAAPVLAHTDLVLLDIKSYDPALYQRVTHVSLEPTLAFARHLAAIGKPVWIRFVLVPGLTDPRDNIEGLADFVATLTNVERVEVLPFHQMGAYKWEQLGYEYALKETQPPSAELIQSTVAQFAERGLYTVSS is encoded by the coding sequence ATGATCTCTGGACGCATTCATTCCATTGAGACCTGTGGCACCGTCGATGGGCCGGGGCTGCGATTTGTGATTTTCACCCAGGGCTGTCCGCTGCGGTGTCTCTATTGTCACAATCCAGACTGCCGCCATCCTGAGGATGGTCAGGTCGTGACTGTCGATGAGCTGATGCAAGAGGTGAAAAAGTACCGCAGTTACCTGCGCCATGGCGGTGTCACCGTGACCGGTGGCGAGCCCTTGATGCAGCCAGAATTTGTCGCTGAGATTCTGCGGCAAAGCCAAGCTCTGGGATTACACACGGCCCTGGATACCTCCGGCTATGTGCAGATTCCGGCGGCGGCGCCGGTGCTGGCCCATACGGATTTGGTACTGCTGGATATCAAGTCCTATGATCCGGCCCTGTATCAACGGGTGACCCACGTCAGTTTGGAGCCGACTCTGGCCTTTGCCCGCCATCTAGCTGCCATCGGCAAACCCGTGTGGATCCGATTTGTCTTGGTTCCAGGACTCACGGATCCGCGGGACAATATCGAGGGATTAGCCGATTTTGTGGCGACGCTGACTAATGTGGAACGGGTGGAGGTGTTGCCCTTTCACCAGATGGGGGCCTACAAGTGGGAGCAGTTGGGCTATGAGTACGCGCTGAAAGAGACTCAACCTCCCTCGGCAGAGTTAATCCAATCCACCGTGGCCCAGTTTGCTGAGCGCGGCCTCTACACGGTCAGTAGCTGA
- the trmFO gene encoding FADH(2)-oxidizing methylenetetrahydrofolate--tRNA-(uracil(54)-C(5))-methyltransferase TrmFO gives MAADRQPIHVIGGGLAGTEAAWQIARWGVPVILHEMRPQKQSPAHHTEHLAELVCSNSFGAQATDRASGLLHQELRQLGSVVIAQADRHQVPAGGALAVDRSIFSQTLTETLASHPLIELRRDEVTQMPATGIAVLTTGPLTSEALSADLQHFTGQAYMSFFDAASPIVVGESIDRDIAFMASRYDRGEAAYLNCPMNRQEYLQFWQALVQAEQADLKEFEQETAKFFEGCLPIEEMARRGEDTMRYGPLKPVGLFDARLGDFRDPANRSKKPYAVVQLRQEDKAGQLWNMVGFQTNLRWGEQKRVFRLIPGLQQAEFVRMGVMHRNTFINSPQLLQATLQFDRRPSLLAAGQLVGTEGYTAAAAGGWLAGTNAARLVLGQEPLTLPGTMMMGALFEFISSAEPKYFQPMPPNFGILPALPQKIKNKRERYGRYRDRSLADLSTWAGQHDLPLQSPALSASA, from the coding sequence ATGGCTGCAGATAGGCAACCGATTCATGTGATTGGCGGTGGGCTGGCGGGGACTGAGGCCGCCTGGCAGATCGCCCGTTGGGGCGTGCCGGTCATCCTCCACGAGATGCGGCCGCAGAAACAGTCTCCGGCCCACCATACCGAGCATCTGGCCGAACTGGTGTGTAGCAACTCTTTCGGAGCCCAGGCGACGGATCGGGCTTCGGGGCTGCTGCATCAGGAGTTGCGCCAGCTGGGATCGGTCGTCATCGCCCAGGCGGATCGGCATCAGGTGCCGGCCGGGGGGGCCTTGGCGGTGGATCGAAGCATTTTTAGTCAGACTCTAACGGAAACCCTGGCCAGCCATCCCCTGATCGAGTTGCGGCGGGATGAGGTCACTCAAATGCCAGCGACCGGGATTGCGGTGCTGACTACGGGACCCCTCACCAGCGAGGCCCTGTCAGCAGATCTGCAACACTTTACCGGCCAAGCCTATATGAGCTTCTTCGATGCCGCCAGCCCCATCGTTGTCGGGGAAAGCATTGACCGCGATATTGCTTTTATGGCCTCTCGCTATGACCGCGGCGAGGCGGCCTATCTCAACTGCCCCATGAATCGGCAGGAATACCTGCAGTTTTGGCAGGCCTTGGTTCAGGCAGAACAGGCAGACCTGAAGGAGTTTGAGCAGGAGACGGCCAAGTTTTTCGAGGGCTGTTTGCCTATCGAAGAGATGGCTCGCCGCGGCGAAGACACCATGCGCTACGGCCCCTTGAAGCCAGTGGGGCTATTTGATGCCCGCCTGGGGGATTTTCGCGATCCGGCTAATCGCTCTAAGAAGCCCTACGCCGTGGTGCAACTGCGCCAGGAAGATAAGGCCGGCCAACTCTGGAATATGGTGGGCTTCCAAACCAACTTGCGCTGGGGTGAGCAAAAGCGGGTGTTTCGCTTGATTCCTGGTCTGCAACAGGCGGAATTCGTCCGCATGGGAGTGATGCATCGCAATACCTTTATCAATTCGCCCCAACTGCTGCAGGCAACCCTGCAGTTCGACCGTAGGCCCAGTTTGCTGGCAGCGGGGCAGCTGGTGGGCACAGAAGGCTATACGGCGGCAGCGGCCGGTGGCTGGTTAGCTGGCACCAATGCAGCGCGGTTGGTCCTGGGGCAGGAGCCCTTGACGCTGCCTGGGACGATGATGATGGGGGCGCTGTTTGAGTTCATTAGCTCGGCAGAGCCCAAGTATTTTCAGCCGATGCCGCCTAACTTCGGGATTCTGCCGGCCCTGCCGCAAAAGATTAAGAATAAGCGGGAGCGTTATGGCCGTTATCGCGATCGCAGCTTGGCTGACCTCAGCACCTGGGCCGGTCAGCATGACCTGCCACTGCAGTCTCCGGCCTTGAGTGCCAGTGCCTAG
- a CDS encoding alpha/beta fold hydrolase: MSHDQGVIPDEQEPSLGHQRSWYWRGWRIRYSFLVAARATDRPPILLLHGFGASLGQWRRTLAPLAQQHPVYALDLLGFGGSAKAATTFGTDLWVEQVHDFWCHWLGEPVVLMGHSLGALVALTAAITYPEMCDRIVLLTLPAARQELLPGWLEAIARPLERTFSTPLLIRPLFGVVRQPWLLRAVLRNLYSRPERVDAALVDSFARPPRERGAARTLCYLVRSRTNTHFSPATRPLVQQLYHPTLLLWGQADQVIPPQWGRQVTCLNDHVTLVELPNAGHFLYDEYPDQVNQAILDWLGTDFSREVSASPH, from the coding sequence ATGAGCCATGACCAGGGTGTAATACCGGATGAGCAGGAGCCTTCCTTAGGCCACCAGCGTAGCTGGTACTGGCGGGGTTGGCGAATTCGCTACAGTTTTTTGGTTGCCGCTAGGGCTACGGATCGACCGCCAATACTGCTGTTGCATGGATTTGGGGCTAGCTTAGGGCAGTGGCGCCGGACCCTGGCCCCCTTGGCTCAGCAGCATCCCGTCTATGCCTTGGATTTGCTAGGGTTTGGCGGCTCTGCTAAGGCCGCTACCACCTTCGGCACTGACCTGTGGGTAGAGCAGGTCCATGACTTCTGGTGTCATTGGTTAGGGGAACCGGTGGTGTTGATGGGCCATTCCTTGGGAGCTTTGGTGGCGCTGACGGCAGCCATTACCTATCCGGAGATGTGCGATCGCATCGTCCTGTTAACCCTACCCGCGGCCCGCCAAGAACTCTTGCCTGGCTGGCTAGAAGCCATCGCCCGGCCCCTAGAGCGCACCTTTTCCACGCCACTATTGATTCGGCCCCTATTTGGTGTCGTGCGCCAGCCCTGGTTGCTGCGAGCAGTGCTACGCAATCTCTACAGCCGTCCCGAGCGCGTGGACGCCGCCCTGGTCGACAGTTTTGCCCGTCCGCCTCGAGAGCGCGGCGCCGCCCGCACCCTCTGCTACCTGGTGCGATCGCGCACTAATACCCATTTCAGCCCCGCTACCCGGCCTTTGGTCCAGCAACTATACCATCCCACCCTACTGCTGTGGGGACAAGCCGATCAGGTGATTCCACCCCAGTGGGGGCGCCAGGTGACCTGCCTGAATGACCACGTTACCTTAGTAGAACTGCCCAACGCCGGACACTTCCTCTACGACGAGTACCCTGACCAGGTCAACCAAGCTATCCTAGACTGGCTGGGAACGGACTTCTCAAGGGAAGTCTCAGCTAGCCCCCATTAA